The nucleotide window GGCCAGGCCCGACACGTCCTGCGGCACCATCCAGGTGTACGTGGCGCTGGAACCCTGCGCGAAGCCGACGTCCGTCGACGGCGTGAATCCGGCCTGCCAGCTGCCGTCCGCCCGCCGCGCCGCCTGATAGCCGACCGCGGGATTGAACGTGTTCTTCCAGTAGTCCCCGCGCGGCAGCAGCTGCCGGTACAGGTCGCCGCGCCCGGCACGCTGCGCCCACATCGCCAGCGAGAAGTCGGCGAGCGAGTTCTCCAGCGTCTCGGCGGCGCCGCCCCAGCAGTGGCAGATGTCGTTCGCCGCGTACTTCAGCGCCAGGTAGGTGTTCAGCGTGGGGCGCTGGCCGAGGCACTGCCCGGGGCATCCGGCGTCGGAGAGCGCGTCCGGGTTCTGCACCGTGGCCTGCTTGACCAGCGACTCGAGCGCGGCATCGACGTCGAAGTCGGCCGCACCCATCGCGTAGTAGGTGGCCAGCGTCGGCGCGGCCGGGTCGCCGGTCATGACGTGGGTCGGCGCGCCGAGGTGCAGCCAGCGGTCCCAGACGCCGTTGTTCTGTGCGGCGAAGTCCAGCATCGACTGGGCCATGTCGCCGGCGACGTCGGGCCGAAGCAGGGCCAGCAACTGGATCTGCGCCCGGTACTGGTCCCAGCCCGAGAAGGTGCCATAGACGGCCCGCTGACCGGCCCGCATGCGGTGAACTTGCAGGTCGGCGCCGAGGTACTGGCCGTCGATGTCGTTCATGGTCTGCGGCTGCATGAGCGAGTGGTAGACCGCGGTGTAGAACGCGGTCGTCCGCGCCGCGGTGCCACCGCCGACCCCGATGCGCCCGAGCTCGGTGTTCCAGGCGTCCCGGGTGGCCGCCGCGACGGAGTCGACGGTCGCGGTGTCCGGCACCTCGGCGTCCCGGTTGGCCGCGGCTGCGCCCGTGCTCACGTACGAGATGCCGATCCGCATCCGCACGTCGCCGCCGGCGTCGAAGCCGACCCAGCCGCCGGATCCCTTGCCGGCCCGGTCCGCGCCGGTGAGGTATCCCTCTCCTCCGGTCGCCGTGGTGCCGCCCGGGGTGACGGTCGCGTTCTGCCAGGTCCCGGTCCGGGCGAAGTCGCGGTCGAAGACCGCGCTGAAGTACAGGCGGTAGTACGAGCGCCGGTTCGGGTTGGTCGCCCCGCCGCCGTTGCCCCGCCGCCCGCAGAACCCTCCGGTCAAAACCGACCCATTCACCGTACGGGCGGAGGCGTCGATGTCGATCCGGGCGTCCTCGCTGCCGTTGAGCGAGTTCGACGTGCGGAACAGCAGGTTCGCGGCGGAGCCGGCGGGGAACGAGAAGTTCCCGATGCCGGCCCGTGTGCTCACCGCGAGGTCGGTCCGCACGCCGTTGTCGAGCCCGACCGTGTACCGCCCGGGCCCGGCCGACTCGTTGGCGTGCGAGAACGTCGACGAGTACCGCTGGTCGCGGGTGTCGGCGGTGGGCGAGGTCGTCACGTCACCCACGTACGGCATGATCGGCACATCGCCGGCCGCGCCGGGGCTGCAACCGGCCCCGTTGACGTGCGTCAGGCTGAAGCCGCGCAGCCTGGTCACGTTGTAGTCGTAACCGTTCGACGCGGGCGCGCCGGTCTGGTCGCCGGCGGTGTTCGTCGGGCTCCACGCGATCATGCCGAACGGCCGCGTCGCACCGGGCCAGGTGTTGCCGCCGCGAGTGGTACCGACGAACGGGTCCACATAGCTCGCCGGGTCCTCGACCAGCGGCACCGGGGCGGGTGCGGCGGCGACCGGGGCGGCGGGCGCCAGCACCGCGATCAGGACCGCACCCACCGCCGCGGCGAGCAGGGCACGCATGCGTGACATCGACATGCGTCACCCTACGACGACGTAGATGATCACCGATACCTCACTGCCCCGCCGCCGGGTGAACGCCGCGCGAACCGCTGTCGGCGAGCCACTGCTCGAACGTCTGCGTACCCCTCGCTCCGGGGCCGGTGGGCAGCAGACCGCCGCCGGCCATCGGCCCGGGCAGCCACAGCGGAACGACCGGCCGTCGCCGGCTGCCACCCGCCCGGATCAGCCGCCGGGCCATGTCGACAAGCGACTCCATCCGGGGCCCGGCCAGGTCGGGGACGGCGCCCTGCGGCCCGCCGTCGACGATCGCCACCAGCGCCTCGGCGACCTCACGCACGGCGATGGGCTGGACGGTCAGCCGCGGCACCAGCGCGACCGGCCCGGGCGTCCGGTCGAGCAGCTGCCCCGCGAACTCGTGGAACTGCGTAGCCCGCAGCACGCTCCAGGGCACTGAGCCGTCCCGGACGACCTCCTCCTGCCGCAGCTTGCCCTGGTAGTACCCGGTCTTCACCCGGTCGATCCCGACGATCGAGAGCGCGACGTGGTGCCGCACCCCGGCACGCGCCGCCGCGCCGAGCAGGTTGCGCCCGGCGGTGTCGAAGAAGCCCACGGCGACGTCCCGCTTCAGCGTCGTCACGTTGCTCACATCGATCGTGGCGTCCACCCCGTCGAGCGCGGCGTCCAGCCCCGCCCCTGACACCAGGTCGACACCCGTCGAGCGGGCCAGCACAACCGGCTCGTGCCCCGCGGCGGTCAGCATCTCGACGACGTACCGGCCGGTCACCCCGGTGCCGCCTGCCACTGCGACCTTCATCGTTGCCTCCTCATCGCTCATCGATCTTCGACGAGTGGGACGAGCCGGCCCTCCGGAATGTGACGGCGCGGCGGCCCGTCACACGGTGGTACAGCTCACCGGGGCAGCGGGACCCTCGCTCGTTCCGGCGGACGGCAGGCGCACCGTGCACCTGGCCTTCGGCCCACTCGCCTCGACCACGACCTCGTCGACACCGCCGGTCGTCGCCGTCAAACCCACCGTCGCGGGACCATCCACACCGACGAGCACCGCGGCACGGGCCAGCACGTACCGCGAGTCCGACTCCTCGCTGACCGACTCGATCTTCGCCTCGAGCACTTCGCCGGCCTTCATGCCGGGAAACGTGATCTTCGCGGTGATGGCCGAATCGGGCCCCGCGACAGCGCGCTGAGCGACGATCATCGGCTCGGAGGCCACCGACGCCTCACCGGGACGCACCACGACCAACGCCGCCGCGCCCGCCATCAGCACCGCCAGCAGGCTCAACAGCCCGGCCGACAGCACGGCGACGACGCCACGGCGCCCAGCCCGCCGCACCGACGACGCCGTCCCCAGAAGCGCGGCCAACTGTCCACCGACCGCGACAAGGACCGCGACCAGCGCCGCCACCACCGCACCGACGGCCAGCACCTGCGCCGTACCCGAGCGGTCCAGCCGTCCGGCCGCCGCCAGACACAACCCGGTCACCAGAACACCCAGCAGACAGACCGTCACCACAACCGGCTTCGTGCCGGCACCGATCCCCACCCCCTGCTCGGGTACGCCGGACGAAACCTCCGCGTCCTGTTCCCCTGCTGGTGGCGTGGCCTGCACGTCTGTCACGGCGTCTCCGATCAACGGGCGAGCCACGAGCGACTCATCAACCCATCAGCAGCCTATGGGAATGATCATCCACCGATGGTGCGCGGATCCTGTCCGCTAACGCCGACGGGTCTTTCGCAGCCGCATCGCCCGTAGGGCGAGATCCTCGGCCACGTCACCCATGGCGGGCGCAGATCCACCCTCGCCGCAGCATGGTGGCTTGGTGCGCTTCTCCGAGGGAGTCGGTGCATGGCCAACGAGGCGGTAGAGCTCGTAGTAGACGTTGAACTCGGCGTCAGCGTCATCGTGGTCGCCGACCAGGATCAGCCACGCCCTGGCCTGCGACTCGAACGCCACCACAGCGCGAAGGCTGCCACCAAGATGCTTGTCGCACAGCCGGTCGAGCGGTTCGGTGCCGGTAAGGCGATATGAGAGGGCCGCGCAACCACGCGCCTCAAGGTCCCGCAGAAACGCGAGTACCTTCTTCTGCTTGTCCTTCTGAAGATCCTTCAATTGCTGGGTGGCGCGCTGCGTCATGACGATTCTCGTGCGCATGCGCTAGTCGGCGATCCCTAGCTCTTTTTCCAGTTCGTCCAAGTCCGTGTCGGTGCCTTCACCACGGCGCATCTGCCCCAGGCTCTCCTGCAGATCGTCACGCTCCAGAAGCGCGCTGTCGGTGAGCCGAGACCAGACCTTGTTGAGCAAATCGCGATCATGGCCGGCGGCGCGCAGGTCGCGAACCAACACGACGACCTCATGCAAGCGCTGGGCGTCGAGACCGCTGCCGCGATCCGCGGCGGTCGAGAGGATCCCTCGCCGGCTCCATGCGCGGACAGTCGGTTCGCTGACCTGAAGCAGGGCGGCGGCGACAGAGACCGGCACGGGACCAAGATCTCCGAGGAACTCACGACCCACTTGAAGGAGCTCGGCGCGACTCTGGTCGTTCTTGTCGAGACGGTCGGCGATCCGTTCAATGGCGCCTACGCGCTCCAGCACGCGCTGAACTTCGACACGCTTGGGCCGGCGGCGCTTGCGCTGCGCACGAAGCTTGGCCT belongs to Amorphoplanes digitatis and includes:
- a CDS encoding GH92 family glycosyl hydrolase, with product MSMSRMRALLAAAVGAVLIAVLAPAAPVAAAPAPVPLVEDPASYVDPFVGTTRGGNTWPGATRPFGMIAWSPTNTAGDQTGAPASNGYDYNVTRLRGFSLTHVNGAGCSPGAAGDVPIMPYVGDVTTSPTADTRDQRYSSTFSHANESAGPGRYTVGLDNGVRTDLAVSTRAGIGNFSFPAGSAANLLFRTSNSLNGSEDARIDIDASARTVNGSVLTGGFCGRRGNGGGATNPNRRSYYRLYFSAVFDRDFARTGTWQNATVTPGGTTATGGEGYLTGADRAGKGSGGWVGFDAGGDVRMRIGISYVSTGAAAANRDAEVPDTATVDSVAAATRDAWNTELGRIGVGGGTAARTTAFYTAVYHSLMQPQTMNDIDGQYLGADLQVHRMRAGQRAVYGTFSGWDQYRAQIQLLALLRPDVAGDMAQSMLDFAAQNNGVWDRWLHLGAPTHVMTGDPAAPTLATYYAMGAADFDVDAALESLVKQATVQNPDALSDAGCPGQCLGQRPTLNTYLALKYAANDICHCWGGAAETLENSLADFSLAMWAQRAGRGDLYRQLLPRGDYWKNTFNPAVGYQAARRADGSWQAGFTPSTDVGFAQGSSATYTWMVPQDVSGLATLMGGRPAAATRLDGFFHDENGNWAVLGGNALRYDPTNEPGIHAPWLYNGLGQPWKTQATVRQIVDTAYGIGPGGLPGNDDLGTMSSWYVFAAIGLFPQVPGRAELLLGSPVFSRVVIDRANGVRLTVNANSADTYVQGVQLNGSALRRSWLPESYLQRGGTVTFTLGPTANTTWATAASDLPRDH
- a CDS encoding SDR family oxidoreductase, whose translation is MKVAVAGGTGVTGRYVVEMLTAAGHEPVVLARSTGVDLVSGAGLDAALDGVDATIDVSNVTTLKRDVAVGFFDTAGRNLLGAAARAGVRHHVALSIVGIDRVKTGYYQGKLRQEEVVRDGSVPWSVLRATQFHEFAGQLLDRTPGPVALVPRLTVQPIAVREVAEALVAIVDGGPQGAVPDLAGPRMESLVDMARRLIRAGGSRRRPVVPLWLPGPMAGGGLLPTGPGARGTQTFEQWLADSGSRGVHPAAGQ